The Aedes aegypti strain LVP_AGWG chromosome 3, AaegL5.0 Primary Assembly, whole genome shotgun sequence genome contains a region encoding:
- the LOC5564882 gene encoding transmembrane GTPase Marf isoform X3, which yields MSESKQIFVRAKKKINDIFGEIEDYVVETTGFIDALPTMVEIVDKAESELFRSYVLKVSGIREVLARDHMKVAFFGRTSNGKSSVINAMLRDKILPSGIGHTTHCFCQVEGIDGDEAYLVKEGCDEKLNVTSIKQLANALCQDKLSESSLIRIFWPRKRCNLLRDDVVFVDSPGVDVSPNLNDWIDNFCLNADVFVLVLNAESTMTLAEKHFFHEVSTRLSKPNIFVLNNRWDASASEPEFQESRDLDKVKAQHQERCVDFLVKELKVASGKEAEERVFFVSARETLQARLKEAEGLPAIAGALADGFQNRYFEFQDFERKFEECISKSAVRTKFEQHSSRGKSISTEMRMMLDNIFDRANVLRNQKLEQKKKLTDRIANTETQLMQVTREMKMKIHNMVEEVEQKVAKALNEEIWRLNVLVDEFNLPFHTDPLVLNVYKKEINAHVESGLGSNLRARLSTALAMNVETAQREMTDRMTALIPSEKIITHTHHVVARNQPFEMLYTLNCQNLCSDFQEDLNFRFSWGITAFIARFNGKMRANNKKAISHNRQSSNMNVSQVMSPTSPMCLMPDNELITEEQLSVISKVAIASIGSQGTLGLLVAGVLLKTIGWRVIVGAGILYGSVYLYERLSWTNAAKEKNFKNQYVQHATRKLKLIVDLTSANCSHQVQQELSSTFARLCRVVDTATTEMNTELKDIETSLAVIEANQKQIKVLSNKANFIQRELEIFDSNYIKEN from the exons CCCTCCCGACGATGGTGGAAATCGTGGACAAAGCCGAGTCGGAGCTATTCCGGAGCTATGTGCTGAAAGTGTCCGGCATCCGGGAGGTGCTCGCCCGTGACCACATGAAGGTGGCCTTCTTTGGGCGCACCTCCAACGGGAAAAGTTCAGTGATCAACGCTATGCTGCGGGACAAAATCCTACCGAGTGGTATCGGCCACACCACCCATTGCTTCTGCCAGGTGGAGGGCATCGATGGCGACGAGGCATACCTAGTCAAGGAAGGTTGTGATGAGAAGCTGAATGTAACG TCGATTAAACAACTTGCCAATGCGCTATGCCAGGATAAACTCTCGGAAAGCTCATTGATCAGGATATTCTGGCCACGTAAACGATGTAACTTGCTAAGGGATGATGTAGTTTTCGTTGATTCGCCCGGAGTCGATGTGTCACCTAATTTGAACGATTGGATAGACAATTTCTGCTTAAATGCTGACGTTTTCGTGTTGGTTCTCAATGCTGAATCCACTATGACCTTGGCG GAAAAACACTTCTTCCACGAAGTCTCAACCCGGCTTTCGAAACCGAACATTTTTGTGCTGAACAACCGTTGGGATGCATCGGCCTCAGAGCCGGAGTTCCAGGAATCG AGGGACCTGGATAAG GTCAAAGCACAACACCAGGAACGATGCGTCGATTTCCTCGTGAAGGAGTTGAAGGTTGCATCCGGAAAGGAGGCAGAGGAACGCGTCTTCTTCGTGTCAGCGCGTGAAACACTGCAGGCCCGATTGAAGGAAGCCGAAGGTCTGCCAGCGATTGCCGGCGCTTTGGCTGATGGTTTCCAGAACCGGTACTTTGAGTTCCAGGACTTCGAACGGAAGTTCGAGGAATGCATCTCGAAAAGTGCAGTCAGAACCAAATTTGAACAGCACAGCTCTCGCGGCAAGAGCATCTCAACGGAGATGCGCATGATGCTGGACAACATCTTCGACCGGGCGAATGTCCTGCGCAATCAGAAGCTGGAACAGAAGAAGAAACTGACTGATCGGATCGCAAATACCGAAACACAACTGATGCAAGTGACACGAGAGATGAAAATGAAGATCCACAACATGGTCGAGGAAGTCGAGCAAAAAGTGGCCAAGGCACTGAACGAGGAAATTTGGCGACTAAACGTGCTGGTGGATGAGTTCAACCTGCCTTTCCACACGGATCCATTGGTTCTGAACGTTTACAAAAAAGAAATCAACGCCCACGTGGAAAGTGGCCTTGGTTCGAATCTGAGGGCGCGACTTAGCACAGCTTTAGCCATGAACGTCGAAACAGCGCAAAGGGAAATGACCGACCGCATGACTGCGCTGATCCCGTCGGAAAAGATCATCACCCACACGCATCACGTCGTTGCGCGGAATCAACCGTTCGAGATGCTGTACACGCTGAACTGTCAAAACCTATGTTCCGATTTCCAAGAGGATCTGAATTTCCGCTTCTCCTGGGGAATCACTGCGTTCATAGCGAGGTTTAATGGCAAAATGCGAGCGAACAACAAGAAAGCAATTTCGCACAATAGGCAAAGTAGCAATATGAAT GTATCGCAAGTAATGTCTCCTACTTCACCGATGTGTCTTATGCCGGATAACGAACTGATCACAGAAGAGCAGCTGTCGGTGATATCGAAGGTGGCGATAGCTTCGATCGGATCCCAGGGCACCCTGGGGCTTCTGGTGGCCGGTGTG CTCCTGAAAACAATTGGCTGGCGAGTGATTGTGGGTGCCGGCATCCTGTATGGCAGCGTGTATCTCTACGAGCGCCTGTCCTGGACCAACGCCGCCAAagagaagaatttcaaaaaccaGTATGTGCAGCACGCCACACGGAAGCTGAAGTTGATTGTCGATCTCACTTCGGCCAACTGCAGCCACCAGGTGCAACA GGAGCTGTCCAGCACCTTCGCCCGATTGTGTCGCGTTGTCGATACCGCTACCACAGAGATGAACACTGAACTGAAGGACATCGAAACCTCCCTGGCCGTGATCGAGGCCAACCAGAAGCAAATCAAGGTGCTCAGCAATAAGGCCAACTTCATCCAGCGCGAGCTGGAAATCTTCGACAGCAACTATATCAAGGAGAACTAA